A genomic segment from Bryobacteraceae bacterium encodes:
- a CDS encoding glycosyltransferase family 4 protein, with protein sequence MKILAAVIAHPLRKVAGATNAARELTQATAPLADIELAVMWDRDETVREDGLVTHYLSCYNRLGPLAAKVPRFVSIPLYDSRLPELATSGGYDLVHIHNLLPAGAAERLVNACKRKGIPYVISSHGFYELSRYAEINGFGTAKSVLADYAITQPFRRMVEGAASIFALSSYDRELLAGMGVRQRRFEIVTNGVNEFFLAPPSIAESHAVHDKWIKGSGPVLLFFGSLHAYKGVGVFLKSLRGIEGDWQAVVAGRFKHESEPRDLMRGAGLTEREASRVTFTGGVSNEELRALYRAADLFVYPTMGDTLPLVVLEAMACERAVVATRVGGIPFQVTPECGRLVEPGDACAVTRAVAELLAAPEVRRSMGIHGRRRVEQTFRWRKAAERAVAGYRVVLGVEEVKEEEVHVSGS encoded by the coding sequence ATGAAGATACTCGCGGCCGTGATCGCTCATCCCCTCCGCAAGGTGGCCGGCGCCACCAATGCGGCGCGGGAGCTCACGCAAGCCACGGCGCCGCTGGCCGACATCGAACTCGCTGTCATGTGGGATCGCGACGAAACCGTTCGCGAAGACGGCCTCGTCACCCACTATCTTTCTTGTTACAACCGGCTGGGTCCACTCGCCGCGAAGGTCCCGCGCTTCGTCAGCATTCCGTTGTACGATTCGCGCCTTCCGGAACTGGCGACCTCCGGCGGCTATGACCTTGTCCACATTCATAACCTGTTGCCCGCCGGGGCCGCCGAACGGCTGGTGAATGCATGCAAGCGCAAGGGGATCCCCTATGTCATCAGCAGTCACGGATTCTATGAACTGAGCCGCTACGCCGAGATCAACGGATTCGGCACGGCGAAGTCGGTCCTCGCCGACTATGCCATCACGCAGCCTTTTCGCCGGATGGTGGAAGGGGCCGCATCGATTTTCGCCCTCAGCAGCTATGATCGCGAACTGCTGGCGGGTATGGGAGTTCGGCAGCGCCGTTTCGAAATCGTCACCAATGGCGTCAATGAGTTCTTCCTCGCGCCGCCCTCGATCGCCGAAAGCCACGCGGTTCACGACAAATGGATCAAAGGTTCGGGCCCGGTTCTGCTGTTCTTCGGGAGCCTCCATGCCTACAAGGGCGTGGGCGTGTTCCTGAAGTCGCTGCGCGGTATTGAAGGAGATTGGCAGGCTGTGGTCGCCGGGAGGTTCAAGCACGAGAGCGAACCCCGCGACCTGATGCGTGGCGCCGGGTTGACCGAACGGGAGGCGTCGCGCGTCACCTTCACAGGCGGAGTCAGCAATGAAGAGCTCCGTGCGCTCTATCGCGCCGCGGACCTGTTCGTTTACCCGACTATGGGCGACACGCTCCCCCTGGTGGTGCTCGAAGCCATGGCGTGCGAACGCGCCGTCGTGGCCACGCGGGTCGGCGGCATCCCGTTTCAGGTGACGCCGGAGTGCGGAAGGCTCGTCGAGCCTGGCGATGCCTGCGCGGTAACCAGGGCCGTCGCTGAGTTACTCGCGGCGCCGGAAGTCCGCCGGTCCATGGGCATCCACGGACGCCGGCGCGTGGAGCAGACGTTTCGATGGAGGAAAGCGGCGGAAAGAGCAGTAGCTGGGTACCGCGTTGTGCTCGGCGTCGAAGAGGTGAAGGAGGAGGAAGTACATGTTAGTGGAAGTTGA
- a CDS encoding Gfo/Idh/MocA family oxidoreductase — MLVEVEGRAGSSIPGVKKLSVGVIGAGDIARTAHLPVLTQCENISVDWLADVNRGNAASLAKAYKTECLPLTENLKELPAADVVLLACPYGVRQPYYEMLSERGSAIYAEKPLARTAAEHDSICAMFPDWALASGLMMRAWSSNLMAREAIGAGIFGDLRRASYSHGRPGLVTGGRYYLDPAQGGGGMLAEFGIHGVDSVLYACQAAAAEVERVHSVREGKVDLHTEAAIAMRLPGKQDAVFDVTVTGLANVFEGVELEFDDAILSYLLPGQGYALHGDIIDMDVTVRPARGGPGYRLSPAIPGVYPSTKFQMFHEFWTRFLDGVREQKPNWTSAREARLTTAVIEGIEKGGSS; from the coding sequence ATGTTAGTGGAAGTTGAGGGGAGAGCCGGAAGCTCCATACCTGGGGTGAAGAAGCTCTCTGTTGGTGTGATTGGGGCCGGCGACATCGCGCGAACCGCGCACTTGCCGGTGCTCACGCAGTGCGAGAATATTTCCGTCGATTGGCTCGCGGATGTGAATCGCGGCAATGCCGCGTCTCTGGCCAAGGCATACAAGACGGAATGTCTGCCCCTGACGGAGAACCTGAAGGAACTCCCCGCGGCGGATGTCGTATTGCTGGCCTGCCCCTATGGAGTCCGGCAGCCTTACTACGAAATGTTGAGCGAGCGCGGATCGGCGATCTACGCTGAAAAGCCGCTTGCCAGAACCGCCGCCGAACATGACTCCATATGCGCCATGTTTCCCGACTGGGCCTTGGCCTCCGGACTCATGATGCGCGCATGGTCGTCGAACCTCATGGCCCGCGAGGCGATCGGCGCTGGGATATTCGGCGATCTCCGGCGCGCCAGCTACTCGCATGGCCGTCCCGGTCTCGTCACCGGCGGCCGCTACTACCTGGACCCCGCGCAAGGCGGCGGCGGCATGCTCGCCGAATTCGGCATTCACGGCGTCGATTCCGTCCTCTACGCCTGCCAGGCTGCCGCCGCCGAGGTGGAACGCGTCCACTCGGTTCGCGAAGGCAAGGTGGATCTCCACACGGAGGCCGCCATCGCGATGCGGCTTCCCGGCAAGCAGGACGCCGTCTTCGACGTTACGGTCACGGGATTGGCCAACGTCTTTGAAGGCGTCGAACTCGAGTTTGACGACGCCATTCTTTCCTACCTGTTGCCGGGGCAAGGCTACGCCCTTCACGGCGACATCATCGACATGGATGTAACCGTCCGGCCCGCCCGAGGCGGTCCCGGCTATCGCTTGTCGCCAGCGATACCGGGAGTTTACCCATCGACGAAGTTTCAGATGTTCCATGAATTCTGGACTCGCTTCCTTGATGGCGTTCGAGAGCAGAAGCCCAATTGGACGTCGGCCCGGGAAGCCCGGCTGACCACAGCGGTAATCGAGGGGATCGAAAAAGGAGGATCCTCATGA
- a CDS encoding NAD(P)-dependent oxidoreductase — protein sequence MKKIGILGANGQVGTEVCLLLRLMGEFEPVPICRSEVGSAFLRRCGFDPRLGCVDRDQDEARRLLSGLDIVADFSLPAGAASGVRKAMHAVITNLAKSAPGGVPMIYLSSITAFGVPDFHSPLREYMFSRNNYGASKRYAEGLARKAGRANGRKTYILRVGVVHGELQAVSRKTLREVLLAGDSAVHVPDCESFTVFAYSIAEAIAGIARGAEEPGRYTMLSNPGWSWRDVHEWYAKKAGTSPRIVPIGPDRPASLAARAVECVLGPLKKASKDVIAGYVGGPFPVLENALRGAYHRGGASTEIPAGLRQRQNRPYGNNHSVFPGRRPASISDSRKTMRPYAEQLQNILVGLQGRTESDRHSNTTHG from the coding sequence ATGAAAAAGATCGGAATATTGGGAGCCAACGGGCAGGTCGGCACGGAGGTCTGTCTGCTTCTGCGTTTGATGGGCGAGTTCGAGCCGGTGCCAATCTGCCGCTCCGAGGTCGGATCGGCGTTTCTGCGCCGCTGCGGGTTCGACCCGCGCCTCGGCTGCGTGGACCGCGACCAGGACGAGGCGCGCCGTCTGCTGAGCGGCTTGGACATCGTGGCCGATTTCTCGCTCCCGGCCGGCGCCGCCTCTGGTGTTCGCAAGGCCATGCACGCGGTGATCACCAACCTCGCCAAGTCGGCTCCCGGTGGCGTCCCGATGATCTACCTCAGCAGCATCACCGCGTTCGGTGTCCCCGATTTCCATAGCCCCCTGCGCGAGTACATGTTCTCGCGGAATAACTATGGAGCGAGTAAGCGATACGCCGAGGGGCTCGCGCGAAAAGCTGGCCGCGCGAACGGAAGAAAGACGTATATTCTCCGCGTCGGCGTCGTGCACGGCGAGTTACAGGCGGTTAGCCGCAAGACGCTGCGCGAAGTCCTGCTCGCCGGAGACTCCGCGGTGCATGTTCCCGACTGCGAGTCGTTCACCGTCTTCGCGTATTCCATCGCCGAGGCGATCGCTGGCATCGCCCGCGGCGCGGAGGAACCGGGACGGTACACGATGCTCTCGAACCCCGGTTGGAGTTGGCGCGATGTCCACGAGTGGTACGCGAAGAAGGCCGGCACGTCGCCGCGCATCGTGCCCATCGGTCCCGATCGGCCCGCGAGCCTCGCCGCAAGGGCCGTCGAATGCGTGCTCGGGCCTTTGAAAAAGGCCTCGAAGGACGTCATCGCGGGCTACGTCGGCGGGCCGTTCCCTGTGTTGGAGAACGCCCTGCGCGGCGCCTACCACCGCGGTGGAGCATCCACGGAGATCCCGGCCGGCTTGCGTCAGCGCCAGAACCGGCCCTACGGCAACAACCATTCCGTTTTCCCAGGACGGCGCCCGGCTAGCATTTCCGATAGCCGCAAGACGATGCGCCCGTATGCGGAGCAACTGCAGAACATCCTGGTTGGTCTGCAAGGGAGGACGGAATCGGACCGCCATAGCAACACCACGCATGGATAG
- a CDS encoding polysaccharide biosynthesis/export family protein, with amino-acid sequence MKKIVLTFAFCMAMPLMAAESAAYVLAPHDQVRVYALHVPEIPADAFRVDEEGYLNLPLVGRVAASGMTTTQLERALEAKLRNVVLEPEVTVNLVTARNQPVSVFGAVKNPGVHQLLERKRLIEVLSLAGGLREDAGSKVRITRALANGRLPLAGAADDSTGQFSVAEIDLASLMEARNPAENILVAPDDVVAVPVAEVVYVIGEVKRPGGFTLKDRETVHVLQALAMAEGMLATASSKNAKIVRSAKDETERVEIPVNLGKVMDGQAPDIGMQPGDILVVPNNIPRSVALRTAEAAVQLVTGVIIWRR; translated from the coding sequence ATGAAAAAGATCGTTCTAACTTTCGCTTTCTGTATGGCGATGCCGTTGATGGCGGCCGAATCGGCGGCGTATGTTCTTGCCCCGCACGATCAGGTCCGCGTCTATGCGCTGCATGTCCCGGAGATCCCGGCCGACGCCTTTCGCGTGGACGAAGAAGGATACCTGAATCTTCCCCTCGTCGGCCGGGTCGCTGCGTCCGGCATGACAACCACGCAGTTGGAGCGCGCCCTCGAAGCCAAGCTGCGGAACGTCGTTCTCGAACCGGAGGTCACCGTCAACCTCGTCACCGCGCGGAACCAGCCCGTATCGGTTTTCGGCGCGGTGAAGAACCCAGGAGTGCATCAACTCCTCGAGCGCAAGCGTCTGATCGAGGTCCTTTCGCTCGCCGGAGGATTGCGCGAAGACGCGGGCTCGAAGGTCCGCATTACCCGCGCGCTCGCGAACGGACGCCTGCCGCTCGCCGGCGCCGCCGACGATTCCACCGGTCAATTCAGCGTCGCGGAAATCGACCTCGCTTCCCTGATGGAAGCCCGCAATCCCGCGGAGAACATCCTGGTGGCTCCGGACGACGTCGTCGCCGTCCCCGTCGCCGAGGTTGTTTATGTCATCGGCGAAGTGAAGCGTCCGGGAGGCTTCACGCTCAAGGATCGCGAAACGGTCCACGTCCTGCAAGCGCTCGCGATGGCCGAAGGGATGCTGGCCACCGCCTCGTCCAAGAACGCCAAGATCGTTCGTTCCGCCAAGGACGAAACGGAACGCGTCGAGATTCCGGTGAATCTGGGTAAGGTAATGGACGGACAGGCCCCCGATATCGGAATGCAACCGGGTGACATTCTCGTTGTGCCGAATAACATCCCCAGAAGCGTCGCGCTGAGAACCGCGGAGGCCGCGGTACAGCTTGTAACCGGTGTCATTATTTGGAGAAGATAA
- the gmd gene encoding GDP-mannose 4,6-dehydratase has translation MKRALITGITGQDGSYLAELLLDKGYEVHGIIRRCSNFNTSRIDHIYADPHERQARLILHYGDLNDGTGLRRILERVNPAEVYNLGAQSHVKISFDQPEYTADCAGLGPLRLLEAVRDYQDRTGNQVRFYQAGSSEMFGAAKPPQNEATAFYPRSPYAVSKVAAHWYCVNYREAYGLFVANGILFNHESPRRGETFVTRKITRAVGRIAAGLQDKLYLGNLDAKRDWGFAGDYVEAMWRMLQNDHGDDFVVATGEAHSVREFVEAAFGYAGLDWERYVAIDPRYLRPTEVDYLLGDSSKARAALGWTPNVSFDGLVRMMVESDILLAKREVALRDSGHAVAMPVHAG, from the coding sequence ATGAAACGGGCATTGATCACCGGAATCACCGGGCAGGACGGATCGTATTTGGCGGAGCTTTTGCTGGACAAAGGCTACGAGGTGCACGGCATCATCCGTCGCTGTTCGAACTTCAATACGTCCAGGATCGACCACATCTACGCCGATCCGCACGAGCGCCAGGCTCGCCTGATCCTGCACTACGGCGACCTCAACGACGGGACCGGGCTGCGCCGGATCCTCGAACGCGTGAATCCCGCCGAAGTCTACAACCTCGGCGCACAGTCCCACGTCAAGATCAGTTTCGATCAGCCCGAGTACACCGCCGATTGCGCCGGCCTCGGACCATTGCGCCTCCTCGAGGCCGTGCGCGACTATCAGGACCGCACCGGCAATCAGGTTCGCTTCTACCAGGCCGGAAGTTCGGAGATGTTCGGCGCCGCCAAACCGCCGCAGAACGAAGCCACGGCGTTCTATCCGCGCAGCCCGTACGCCGTGAGCAAGGTGGCCGCGCATTGGTACTGCGTTAATTACCGCGAGGCCTACGGCCTGTTCGTGGCCAATGGAATTCTCTTCAATCATGAATCGCCCCGGCGGGGCGAAACGTTCGTCACCCGTAAGATCACCCGCGCCGTCGGCAGGATCGCCGCCGGTCTCCAGGACAAGCTGTACCTCGGCAACCTCGACGCCAAACGCGACTGGGGTTTCGCCGGCGATTACGTCGAAGCCATGTGGCGGATGCTCCAGAACGACCACGGAGACGACTTCGTCGTCGCCACCGGCGAGGCCCATTCCGTGCGCGAGTTCGTCGAAGCGGCCTTCGGATATGCCGGTCTCGACTGGGAACGCTATGTCGCGATTGACCCGCGCTACCTGCGTCCCACCGAAGTCGACTACTTACTCGGCGATTCTTCCAAGGCCCGGGCCGCGCTCGGCTGGACTCCGAATGTCAGCTTCGACGGGCTGGTTCGCATGATGGTCGAGAGCGATATTCTGCTGGCCAAGCGGGAAGTGGCCTTGCGCGATAGCGGTCATGCGGTTGCAATGCCGGTGCACGCCGGATAG
- a CDS encoding GDP-L-fucose synthase has product MEQNSRIYVAGHRGLVGAAILRRLAGDGYRNLITRPRRDLDLTDRDAVERFFGAERPEYVFLAAAKVGGIMANNTQPADFIRENLFIQANVIDASYRHGVKKLVVLGSSCIYPKLAPQPIREEYLLGGPLEPTNRAYAVAKIAGIVMAQSYREQFGLNAINLMPTNLYGPGDNFDLQTSHVLPALIRKFHDAKTRREAAVTLWGSGSPRREFLHVDDFADATLFLMLNYEDDQIINVGTGEDITIADLGRLVAEVVGFEGRILFDATKPDGTPRKQLDVTRLTELGWKPSRTLRDGIADTYEWYVREVSPEGRSFAFGGR; this is encoded by the coding sequence ATGGAACAGAACAGCCGAATCTATGTGGCAGGTCATCGCGGGCTGGTGGGTGCGGCCATCCTGCGCCGCTTGGCCGGCGATGGTTACCGGAACCTGATTACCCGGCCTCGCCGGGATCTCGATCTTACCGATCGCGACGCGGTTGAGCGCTTCTTCGGCGCGGAACGGCCCGAGTATGTGTTCCTCGCCGCCGCCAAGGTTGGCGGCATTATGGCCAACAATACCCAGCCCGCCGATTTCATCCGCGAAAACCTCTTCATTCAGGCCAACGTCATCGACGCGAGCTACCGCCACGGAGTCAAGAAACTGGTTGTGCTCGGCTCGTCGTGTATTTACCCGAAGCTGGCTCCGCAGCCCATCCGTGAGGAGTATCTTCTGGGCGGACCGTTGGAGCCAACCAACCGCGCGTACGCCGTCGCGAAGATCGCCGGCATCGTCATGGCGCAGTCCTATCGGGAACAGTTCGGGCTCAACGCCATCAACCTGATGCCCACCAATCTTTATGGGCCCGGCGATAACTTTGACCTCCAGACGTCTCACGTGCTCCCGGCGCTGATCCGGAAGTTCCACGACGCCAAGACCCGTCGCGAAGCCGCCGTTACCCTCTGGGGCAGCGGTAGTCCCCGCCGTGAGTTCCTTCACGTCGATGATTTCGCCGACGCTACACTGTTTCTGATGCTCAACTATGAAGACGACCAGATCATCAACGTCGGGACCGGCGAGGACATCACCATCGCCGACCTCGGGCGCTTGGTCGCTGAAGTCGTCGGTTTCGAGGGGCGGATCCTGTTCGACGCCACCAAACCCGACGGAACGCCGCGCAAGCAGCTCGATGTCACCCGTCTCACTGAACTCGGTTGGAAACCCAGCCGCACCCTGCGCGACGGCATTGCCGATACCTACGAATGGTACGTCCGCGAGGTGAGCCCGGAAGGCCGTAGTTTTGCCTTCGGTGGGCGATAG
- a CDS encoding right-handed parallel beta-helix repeat-containing protein translates to MRVGPLVEANGAGRVVLATLLPLIGCVTTSAGGDGAAFRSAEAVARSAGPREAQGSVRDPGMIEIAPGASIQAAVRANPPATTFLLRAGVFREQRITPKPGNSFIGEPGAVLNGSRLLTVFLPREGVWIAGVDIAEEEWSGTCLPAYPRCRSPHQVFVDDQPLRHARDIASVGAGSYYVDYATRQVYLGANPAGRTVEIAVTPWAFGGEVSWVTIRGVTVEKYANPPQVGAIRGSEGSNWLVEDNTVRKNHGVGITIGPGGHIRRNAVTYNGQLGVSADGAFAVVEDNEIAFNNTAGFLPEWEGGGSKFAETQDLAVRNNYVHHNNGYGLWTDIDNIRTVYEGNLVTDNTHAGIFHEISYAALIRNNHCYRNGSGEAGWIWGGQIQVATSRDVVVTGNVVVVDGRGGNGIVVLQQDRGSGALGLRQTRNVSVKDNEVVYLGRAGLSGGAADHDEPGMLAGNVVFDSNLYRFSSEPTRWRWHGRDVDLLEFRAAGQEANGSVDNRVVLPSR, encoded by the coding sequence ATGCGTGTCGGCCCGCTGGTTGAAGCAAACGGCGCCGGCCGGGTTGTCCTCGCAACGCTGCTCCCGTTGATTGGCTGTGTCACCACCTCGGCGGGCGGCGACGGCGCGGCCTTCCGTTCCGCGGAAGCCGTGGCGCGTTCGGCGGGCCCTCGCGAGGCGCAAGGCTCCGTGCGCGATCCCGGGATGATTGAGATCGCGCCGGGCGCCAGTATCCAGGCTGCCGTCCGCGCCAATCCACCCGCCACGACGTTTCTTCTGAGGGCGGGCGTTTTTCGCGAGCAACGAATTACTCCAAAGCCCGGCAATAGCTTCATCGGAGAGCCCGGCGCGGTCCTGAACGGTTCACGGCTGCTTACGGTCTTCCTGCCGCGGGAAGGAGTTTGGATCGCCGGCGTCGATATAGCGGAAGAGGAATGGAGCGGTACTTGTCTGCCCGCCTACCCGCGCTGCCGCTCGCCCCACCAGGTGTTCGTCGACGACCAACCTCTCCGGCACGCCCGTGACATCGCGAGTGTCGGGGCCGGGAGTTACTACGTGGACTATGCCACGCGGCAGGTGTATCTTGGCGCGAATCCCGCGGGGCGCACCGTGGAGATCGCTGTCACGCCCTGGGCCTTCGGTGGCGAGGTATCGTGGGTCACCATCCGCGGCGTGACCGTCGAGAAGTACGCGAATCCGCCCCAGGTGGGCGCCATCCGCGGCTCCGAGGGTTCGAACTGGCTGGTCGAGGACAATACCGTCCGCAAGAACCACGGCGTCGGGATCACGATCGGTCCGGGCGGACACATCCGTCGAAACGCGGTCACTTACAACGGGCAGCTCGGCGTCTCGGCCGACGGAGCCTTCGCCGTCGTCGAAGACAACGAAATCGCGTTCAACAATACCGCCGGCTTCTTGCCCGAATGGGAGGGCGGAGGCAGCAAGTTCGCCGAGACCCAGGACCTGGCGGTCCGGAACAACTACGTCCACCACAACAACGGCTACGGCTTGTGGACCGACATCGACAACATCCGAACCGTCTACGAAGGAAACCTTGTCACCGACAACACCCACGCCGGCATCTTTCACGAGATCAGCTATGCCGCCCTCATCCGGAACAATCACTGTTACCGCAACGGCTCGGGTGAAGCCGGTTGGATCTGGGGCGGGCAAATTCAGGTGGCGACTTCCCGCGACGTCGTCGTCACGGGCAACGTCGTTGTCGTCGACGGTCGCGGCGGAAACGGAATCGTTGTCCTCCAGCAGGACCGCGGCAGCGGTGCGCTCGGCCTGCGTCAAACTCGCAACGTGTCGGTCAAGGATAACGAAGTCGTCTACCTGGGCAGGGCTGGGTTGAGCGGCGGCGCGGCCGACCATGACGAACCAGGGATGCTCGCCGGCAATGTCGTCTTCGACTCCAATCTCTATCGCTTCTCGAGTGAACCGACGCGTTGGCGGTGGCACGGTCGCGACGTGGATCTCCTCGAGTTCCGCGCCGCCGGGCAGGAAGCCAACGGCAGCGTCGACAATCGTGTCGTGCTTCCGTCGCGATAG
- a CDS encoding nucleoside hydrolase: MQFGRQGKPPVGVIVDTDLGNSIDDVLALSLLYGLEGKDETRVIAVSVSKPNLRAAALAEVIGRFYAGAVSGAFASFRRTLPVALADKGPMPEETPMMRAVLDRKKDDGSLAYESGIRGMNDTAEVRALLRNALTAQHDQNAVMLLLGPATNLAALLAVPGAREWIATKSRFLVVMGGAFPDGDPEFNIKADIPAAKRVFADWPTPIVASGFEVGNAIPFPGGAIEKDFAWSPAHPVVDAYRGYGKMPYDTPSWDLTAALYAVRPDAGFFKLSEPGTISVDDTGRTRFAPSPQGKHRYLIVDPAQTGRIVQTYVEITSAKPVVRQPRFRRPPVQDAKPAAQPKPPAVPKSETTKTPEVK, encoded by the coding sequence ATGCAATTTGGCCGGCAAGGGAAGCCTCCGGTCGGTGTCATCGTCGACACCGACCTGGGCAACAGTATTGACGACGTGCTCGCGTTGTCTTTGCTGTACGGACTCGAGGGCAAGGACGAGACGCGTGTGATCGCCGTGTCCGTCAGCAAGCCAAACCTGCGGGCGGCTGCTCTCGCCGAAGTCATCGGGCGGTTTTACGCCGGAGCGGTTAGCGGCGCCTTTGCCTCGTTCCGCCGGACGCTGCCGGTCGCCCTCGCCGACAAAGGCCCCATGCCCGAAGAGACTCCGATGATGCGCGCGGTCCTCGATCGGAAGAAGGACGACGGAAGCCTGGCCTACGAATCCGGCATCCGTGGAATGAACGATACCGCCGAGGTTCGCGCGTTGTTGCGCAACGCCCTCACCGCCCAGCACGATCAGAACGCAGTGATGCTGCTGCTCGGCCCTGCCACCAATCTCGCTGCCTTGCTCGCCGTCCCGGGCGCCCGCGAATGGATCGCGACCAAGAGCCGGTTCCTCGTTGTCATGGGCGGAGCCTTCCCGGACGGTGACCCGGAGTTCAACATCAAAGCCGATATCCCCGCCGCCAAGCGCGTCTTTGCCGATTGGCCCACGCCCATCGTCGCCTCGGGATTCGAAGTCGGCAATGCGATTCCATTCCCGGGCGGGGCCATCGAAAAGGACTTCGCCTGGTCTCCCGCGCACCCGGTCGTCGATGCCTATCGCGGCTACGGCAAGATGCCGTACGACACGCCCTCGTGGGATCTCACCGCCGCCCTCTACGCCGTCCGGCCCGACGCCGGCTTCTTCAAACTCTCCGAGCCCGGTACCATTTCCGTCGACGACACCGGTCGCACCCGCTTCGCTCCATCGCCGCAAGGCAAGCACCGCTACCTGATCGTGGACCCCGCTCAAACGGGGCGCATCGTCCAAACCTACGTCGAAATCACGAGCGCCAAGCCGGTCGTGCGGCAGCCGAGATTTCGCCGTCCTCCGGTCCAGGATGCGAAACCAGCCGCGCAGCCCAAGCCGCCCGCCGTCCCCAAGAGCGAAACCACCAAGACCCCGGAGGTGAAGTAA